Genomic window (Vigna radiata var. radiata cultivar VC1973A chromosome 1, Vradiata_ver6, whole genome shotgun sequence):
TTTTCTTTGAATTGGTTCTTGCTCtttttgcttgattttattttcaatttattcagTATTAGTCTGCATTTTAGTGTATCTTTACAATTTGCTTGTTTACATATGTTTTATCCGTTTAAATGTTTGGCATTTACTTTAGTAAGGAATTGTTTGTTGTGTGGTCAAGTGTCTTTGCAGAGAAAGTTTGGctaatcattttatttcttagcTGGAGATATGTTTGTATTGCCATTGATACTGAAATATTCTATATTCAATTGACCTGGagttaggaaaaaaaatctatttcaGAAGTTCTTCTCATATCAGTTAGTGCTATGTTTGTAGCTATTAGGTTTGCATTTAATTGTTGGACTTTATATTGTAAGATGTTTGTTCGTGAACTGCTTGacttttgtaatgtttttaacTGGTATGAATATTTTGCAGGTTATCTATTGCACGAGTTTGAACTGGAGTGCAGATGGAAGCACTTTGTTTAGTGGTTATACTGATGGCGTGGTCAGAGTTTGGGCAATTGGACGTTATTAGGTTAAGCTTTTAGTGTTTTAAGATGCAAATCAGCTTTGAGTTTTGGGACAAAGTTACTGTTTTACTGTAGAATTGATTTTTATGTTCAAGACCGTGGCTTTGAGGCcttctatttatttttgaaacgttgtttttggtttttactTTACATGgatatttcaaaatcttggatTCCATCTACCAATATTATCTCTTCAGAAAATTTTCGAGATATTCCAATTAAAAGAGGGGGCTCCACTGTTTATTCACTACCAGTTTATTATACTTCCGATTGTAACTTCTAAGTTTATATGTTTTTCTACAATTCATGCGATCAATCTTTCAATCTTTAAACGGAAATTAGGTTATACAAACTTAATTTGCCTTCTTGGTCAAGCTAAGCAATATTCTCAATAAAGCTGAGATAGTTCTAAGTGTAGTAGTAATGAAAGTATATCGAACATAATGGAAGCTGTTTGagcttttgtttctttagattgTGGTTGGGCAATGACTTGTTTTTATGTTGTGCCATCTGTGAGCTTTGGTTTGTTTTGTAGATTCGAGTCTTTGATATGGTAATTATATTTTACGATAAAACGGCTGATGATAGTTTATTAGGCATAtgtatttttgttcaatttgtttttcttattttctattctcaattataaattttcatatcaactttttaattaaagacAATTACCCTCGAGTAAGTTTTTTGGTTGGatgtaagttttatttattgataattttgcatttttttatcTGCGTAGTTTCAAGTAACCGATGTTTCAATACATAAGTGTCCATTTCAATATgcttagaaataaaataagatcaGTAAATTTCTTTTGTAAATGGCTTATTGTAACCTAAGAAATATACATAGaagtaaaatcaaattagtaaatttcttttttaaattacttatgATAGCCTAAGTTGATAATTATTGAAAGCAAATTTGGAACACACAATTTtcaaatgtttgtttttattatttgtatatgtCAAAACTCCAATTTAACTCATGATCCAAATATTCATTTCTCTCCGTGTATTTTAACAAGTCACTCTTCTCGTGTTATCATCTtatgtcaaattttaaaaaagcaaatagtataacaataaaataaagaacaCAAAACTTAAGGATGTAGAAACTTCATTTAGTGAACTTTGCATTAtagactatttttcttttccaagaaAATTCATTTCCCTACTCTtctttcattataattttttcttaatttttacaatcaaacatataatataGAAACTGATCACATTGTTGAGTAATGGAAACATCAAGATCAATTTCCGTCGATTAAAAGTCCAACCAAAGTTTCTTAttggaagtaatttttttttaagttcaatCTTATTATGCTGTGAAATTGGTGcacttcaataatttttttattgattttatatcttaattaagTTATGTATGAGTCTAAGTTGAAATTGATATATGATCgtaattttgtgtatttttgtCAAATTCTCATTGAAACCAGAATATTATTGCAACTTAATTTAGttttggcttaatacctcttttcGTCCCTCTTTTGGAGGTGAATGTTCAATTGCGTCCtaccttttttcaaaagttcaatttagtcccaccttttgaaaaaagtgTGCAATCAAGTCCTTTTGGGTAACGGAGTTAAAAAAATAACGTTTGACCTGTGTTCTGTGCAACGTGGCAGTTTAGTGATCAGAACTTTGAAGGGTAAAGTTGGGATTTTAGAAGAATTCACTTGGTTAAGAAGTAAAAGGGGTTAGGGTTTGGTTTCCACCCAATTGgtctttgagatttggaaagtgTCGAGAAATAGGAATGGCTTCCCAAGGGTGTTCTTCGGTTTCCAAAAGTTGGGCCAAAGGGTGTTCTTCTCGTTCGTCCCATGGTGCTTGTAGGGGAGGTGGGTTAATCCCAACGTGTTATTGTGGAGATGTTGCAGTAATCAAAGTGGCCAGAACTACGAAGAATGCTGGGAGAAATTTTTGGGGTTGTCCTCGTTACAAGGTTTGAAGTTCTCAGCTGatcttttcttcatttgacTTGATGGTAGGTATCGTTGAATAACATGGTGGATAACAGGGTGGATCTTCATTTGGGAGCTGCTGTAACTATTTTAAGTGGTGTTGTGAAGGTGAAGACAACGTTGATGAAAAAGATTGCACAATTCTGAAGAGGATAAGCGAGCTGGAAAATGCAGTGAAGGATTTGCAGAAAATGCAGAAAAGGATGAAGATGTTAGTTGTagctttgtgtgtgtgtattgtGGTTGTCCTTGTCATATTCTGGTTGTGTTTAGGTTGATTTACTTAGATCGTGAATTTAGATCGTGAATATGGTAGGTTGTGTTTAGGTTGATTTACCTAATGTAATGTATTTGGATGAATGAAAGAAGTTGGTTCGCAACGTGAACATGTTTTGGTTGTTATACCATCAGTTATAACTCGCACACAGCATTAGTTAGCACAAAGATTTGGAAATCATGAAATTCAGATATGCTATTACAAATACATCATGTCATAAAAAGAGTATACTCGAACAGACTTACTTGCATTAAGTAATTGTTCTTACagttcaaaagaaaaacataattaagaGCATAAAAAGCAAGGTATATCATTGAAAACTTTCAATCTTAAAAATAACAGAGGCGAAATAATTGCAGGGATATATGATAACGCCACCTATGTCCATACGTTTCCTATATACAACCAAGTACATAAAAGCATCAAACATTGCTTCCATTCTGTCATATCTTGTATGATTTTATAAGCTAATGAGATAGCTtgtaaaaaagaataacaacTATAGCAAAAACAAGAGCTCCAATCACAGATGCAACGATCCATTTGGAATAAGTGCATAAGCTTTTTTCTATACAGTTTGGAATCTTCACTCTCAATTTGGAAGTACAAAGTTTCATTCATTAAAGACAGACAATACATAAGATGTCCATATCTGTTCACCAAAATAGAAGACAGTACTTCACTTGTCaccaaaataaaagacaatacATATCTATCACCAAAATAAAAGACAGTAGATATGAGTTCACTTTCTCACCAAATTAAACACAGTACAGACCAAATTAAAAGACATTACATATAATCCAAATTTCAACTAACTAAAGACACTTTGTCATCAATCTATCCATCTCTTCTTCTGACATTTAATTTTGTTCGACGGGATGATTGGGGACTTGGTGGCTGTGATGGTAGAGGGGTTGGGGAAGATGGAGGTGGTTGTGATGGTTGTGTTGTTTCNACTGACTCGGTTGGTGGTGCTTGTTGTGTTGTTTCTGCTGACTGGGTTGGTTGTGTTGTTTCTGACTGGGTTGGTGGTGGCTGGGTTGCTTCTGTTGGTTGGGGCCGTGAAGGGCACTTATTCCTGTTGTGCCCCCTCTGACGGCAAATGGTGCACTTTTTCCTATGCCCTCCAACAGACATTTGAGTGTCGTCCTTTGTTAACTCCCATGCTTCCAacctcctttttttctttggccTACCAGGCATCTTCCTCATTAGTGGTGGTAGNACNTCATTGTAAGGTGTGGTTTCCCATAGTTGAGGACCATTCAGTGGGAAAATTATGGACGCATACACCTCCTGATAGGTGGATCTACTGAAGCAAGTGGGTATAAAACTGTCTGGATCAACATTGGAGTAGTTCATTGCTGCAATTGCATGACAGCATGGGATGCCCGTGATGGTCCACTTTCTGCAGCTGCACTCTTTAGTGTCCAAGTCCAGTGTGAACTTNTTCCCAACGGNTGAACTGTGCCTAACTTCAAAAATCTTTCTANCAGACCAACTGAAAGAAANNAAGNACAGACAATGAAGTCCAACCAATGAATGCAatgtatataaaaagaaatgaaatgaaatNAACAATGTACCTTGGCAACCAAAATCTAGACATATTACTTTCCTTCTGAAGTCTGGTCTTTATCTTTGGACATATGGTGAAGTCCATAGATGCCACCTTGGTTCTGTTGTTGCCCCACCTTTTCATGACATACACTCTAATATCCTCCATCATTGTGATTAATGGTTTTCCTCTTGCATGTATAAGAACACTATTAAAAGCTTCAGTGATATTGTTATCTAGTGTATCACACAATGCTTGACCTGTGAAGCATGATCTTGACCAAAACCTATTGCACAAAAGAATTCTCAAATGGGTTACAATTCATCTGTGACAATAAACCTGATATAATGGGTAAGGGGTTACCTTGGTTCAATGCCTATGAGGTATTTATAGGCTTCAATATTCACTTCTTTAATTTTGAGCATTTCTCTTTCCCAAGCCTGGGGGTATGTGCTGGTTGCAGCCCTCCACATCAGATTTTTTAATACCTGCCCACCAAACTTTTTCCTAAAGTTNGCATAAAGNTGTCTCACACAGAATCTTTGTTCTGCCCGAGGTAGAAGCTCCTCAATGGCTAGGACCAAGCCCTGCACAATTAAAAGTAGTTCATTATAATGAAAGCACTATATAAAAGTAGTTCATTAAAATANAAGTAGTTCANTATACCTTNTGCTGGTCTGACATCCATGTGCACCCTCTACATACTTCACTGCCACCGAGGTCTTCAATTAACAATTGCAAAAACCATGTCCAGCTGTCTTTGTTCTCTACTTCTACTACTGCATAGGCAATGGGTAACATTTGTTCGTTTGGGTCCCTACCAACAGCAGTCAGCAACTCCCCCTTGTAAACACCTTTCAAGAAACATCCATCTAGACATATAATGCGCCTACaacttttgaaactttctttaCAAGCTTTCAGACAAATATACATTCTTTGAAAGATTTGGTCACCATTATGAGAATCAACTTTAATCTGCACAGTTGACCCTGGGTTACACCTTAAAAGCTCATGTCCATAGTCGTAAACCCTTTTGTACTGTTCTTTGAAATCTCCTTCAACTTGTCTTGTGGCAATTAACTTTGCCCTTCTTGCCTTCGATATTGACACATTAGTATTCCATTTTCTTAATGCTTTNGTACGAATATCATTCACCTTTAAATTAGGATTGTCAACTATAGATCTATCTATTTCCTGACTTAACCACTTAGCATTCATCAGTTTAATATTAAGTTGCCTACTACAACTATGAGTATCAATTATCTTCCTCNATTGCCAAATTTTGCGTGTAGGCAGATAACCACAATAAGCTATCCATGGACACTTCCCTTGCCCACCCATGCATGCCACCCTAACCCTACggttatcattttttataaattttagatccCTCCCAGCATGAACAGCATATCTTCTAATAGCATCCTTAAACTCTTCCCTGTCAGTAAAAATAGTCCCCACTTCCCACTTATAATCTGCCATGGACTTCTCCTTNNCATATTTTGAGTAAGGACCTACAGAGGTTGTGTCAATGTTGTCATCCTCCTCACTTTCACTATTTTCAGGAGTTAAAAGCTTATCAGACTCCCAATCATCATCTGACAAACCCCTACATTCTTGGGTTTCTTTTTCAGTGTCATCATCCACGTATTCATCACCACTGAGTCCTTCCATTCCTACTTCATCATCACTGTCCACATCCACTtccacttccacttcttcttcaaTATCAACCTCCCCTGCATCCTCAATCTCCACGTCAACTAAATCTTCACTTACATCCTCAACTTCATCATCATTGTCAATCTCCACATCAACCTCAACATGTTCTGCATCCTCCTTGTCATCCTCATTATCCACTAAAACCTCCTTCTCAACTTCCAATGCATCATCATTCTCATCATCCCGTGCATCCTCAACCTCCACTGCACCCTCCACTACATGACTAATTCCTTCATCACCACCCTCAACATGTGCTTCTCCAGCAAGGCCACTTCCCTCACCACTCTCGGCAGGACCTTCACATAGGTACATAATCTCATTCTCATCATTTTCTAATATAGTTGCTTCGTCCACCCCATGCACAACATANAGGTTCACTTTCCCCAAATACTTAGCCACATTCATCATGTTCATAGCTCCTTTATCATCATCAAGCTTATGTAAAACATGTTGTacattgtaaaataattcttgTACTTGCATGTAACCCATGTGTTTAAGTGAACCTAATACTCCAAAATAACACCACATATCGGGGTCTACGTCCCAAGAAACTATTTCCCCTCCAATATATTTAAAAGGGACTTCTTTGATCAAGGTCCCACCATGGTGGACCACTACCCGAAACCTGTCATCACCCATCCCTACCCGAACCCTGCAAATGCAAATGGGGACCACTAATTTAAGTTAAAGTAACAACTATGGGACCACTGTCATGCATCAAAAGAAGACAACTTTTCTCAAAAAATTTTCACCCATAGATAAACCCCATCAAACCCGACAACCATCTAAACACATACAATAcctcaatttcacaaaataagCAAACGTAAAACCTAACCTGTGAAGCGGAATAAGATTTCACCTTCAAGATCACCCAAATTGGAAGATCGATCCTGCAAATCGCGTTTTTTGCAACCCCAAATCGCTGAACCCCAAATCGCTGAACCCCAAATCGTTGAACCCCCAATCGCGTTTTCTTCAAACCCTAACTCTCAGATTTTTTTACATCTAAACaaggtcaattttttttaactgaatcaatttactaaaaataCCAACTTTACCCTTCAAAGTTCTGATCACTAAACTGCCACGTTGCACANAACACAGGTCAAACGTTATTTTTTTAACTCCGTTACCCAAAAGGACTTGATTGCAcacttttttcaaaaggtgggactaaattgaacttttgaaaaaaggtaGGACGCAATTGAACATTCACCTCCAAAAGAGGGACgaaaagaggtattaagcctttagTTTTTGTCAAATTCTCGCTTAAACAAGAATACCATacaatttaacctttttttttgttaaattctcATTAAAGTAAGATAATTTTAGCCAAGCAACAACATTCTCGCTCAAGTAACACATTAATTTCAGTCCTGAGTTATCTCACAAAATTTAGGATCCCTCTTCATTAACCTCAAATTGAGTTGAAAGTTTGACAACTAGTCTTAGACAAGTGGTTCTTTATTTTGACTGCTTGGATCTTCAATTGGAGGTCTATAATGGGAACAATTTTTCGCATAAGAATCCCTCAGTGTATGTGATTGACAACTTTGACCTCTATTGCTTATTTTGGGCGtaacatttttcattattacatAATTAAGTTAATTCTTTTGTATTGCATTATCAATTCCAtgatctttaattttaatggaAGAATATGATTTTTGGGAGTTGTGGTGATAGAAATAATTTGTATCAATTTGATGCAATTAATAGAAAACAAATGAAGTGTGATAAACGTTTCCATTGAATTAAATGATATAGGTTAGTTTAGATATAAGTTAAGTATATTATTGGATTGGTGTATCAGTGAATGAGTAGAGTACGATCTTAAGTTTGTGATTTAGTTCTAAACTTTGAAATTGTATTTTCGTAAGAGAAAAACTTTTACATGTAGAATCATGGTGTGGTGTATAAATTACAATACATGTGTGCTTGAGACCATCCTGATTGGTGAGTTAAGGGAAGTTTATATCTAGAGGGTTGGTAACAACCACTTTGAGAAGGATTTGAATTTACTCTACCATCTAATAAGGATCGGGTGCGGTCcatatatattttggttataaCTTTTGGGTGCAAAAGTAATTGAAACGTGGATTGGGTGTAgtcaatatatattttggttataGATTCTTAGTGTAGAAGTAATTTAATGTGGTTTAGGTGAGGTCCATATATTTTTTGGTTATGACTTTTGGCAGAAGTAATTTAATGTGAATCAAGAATGAtccatatatattttagttgggttttagaaaaaatttataaatgatagGTGCACAATCTCTTGACACTAGTTCATACACTGGTTCTCCCACTGTTATGTGTATGATTAATTGAGATATGTCTGATTTTGTATCTATgattatgtttatgattattttgttttattaatttatagttaGTGTGATATAGTGGTCAatcatgatatttattttatgatctTATGAGAATTAGTATAATTGTGAATATGTTATTATCATTTTGCATATGTTGATCTCGATGCACGAAAGtaaaaagttttgattttgttttagaaaatgatattttttttttcatgtgtatttgaatttaaatgaGATAAAACTTATTTCAAAGTTGTGTACTTTGATCTAAAATTTTCGATAGTTTTCttacttttgaattatttaaataaataacatttttacttttaattattcgTGAGCAATGAAATCAAAattgcaaaattgaaattcacAAATTTTACCGAACAAATTAATAGCGCACTGAAACGGGGCATTCCACCCTAAACTTAGGCgcaaaacttatttaaaaaaaaataataatacacttTACtttctaaacttaaaaaattaacttaataataataactttattagttttaaaaataaacgaatttcaattttacgtttaaattgaaaacatatttaatctttataaaattataaagtaacagaattgtaaaattatgaaattacgatataattattaaattgtaGAGTTATAATTAAATCTATTAACCTAGACTTAGTTAAGTTTCAAATATCAAAAGTTTTTCAATTGAGTATCtttccaaaaatttcaattgaatatttatcgttaaaatttttcttataaaataaatgaagtgACTATGATCTTGTCTTAAACTTATCTTcacttttgtaatttatataaaataatataaataatattgtaattaatgtaaaataaaagtaacttCTATTATTTTCACACTAAAAATACGTTAAATAACAGAATATTATCATTCTCATCTACATTAATAGACGATAACAATCTCTTCATAACTAATAATGATATGGAAGCTATTGAACAATAACATTGTCATCTAACACTTTTTccacaaataaataaagttactTTTACATCaacactaatattaaaaataccaaaTCTTGTAAAGAACTTCAAATTTATATCAATTGAAAATACCAAACCAACGCAAATATAGTATCAACTGAAAATACCAAACCTTATAAGGaacttcaaatatatattgaaaataccAAACCTTACAAGGAACttcaaatttatattgaaaataccAATCCTTATAAGgaacttcaaatttaattaagctttcataatatattaacttgCTAGATCTTTCATTGGCATATAGGGATGGATAGATTAACAAAACATACAAATCTGCATTCCAACTACAAACAAACATTACAACCAATCTGGCCTCAAACAGGGGCACCCCATTTGAGTATATCCTCCAAAGAAGTGAGGTTTTAAATGGGGAAAATTAATTGACTCTGCTCTCTGATCTACCAACACTTTTAACACAAACTCACACTATAAATATTGATTCCCTGTAGTAATGTACACAACAAGATTCTTGACAGTTTTCGCAACCATTAAAATCTTTGGTatcataaattggttttatccaGAGCAAACCAAGACAAATAGTGATGTACACTGGTACCATCAAAGTCTAGAGATTGAAACTCATACAAAGCAGTTACTCATAAAAGGCAACAAGAAAATAGCCTCAACTTTAAACCGCAATGTTCAAGCAGGTGACTGCCAAACCGAGActtgaatgaaatttgaaagAGGAATGTGATAAGACCAACTTACGATGATAAGCATATCCTCTTCAGTCTTGAATTTTAGAAGCCTTCTAAAGCAAGAAATTTGGAATCCAACAAATATTTTGCCACATTCACTTATCTTCCAAATCGAACTCGATCAGTCAAGGAGGGGTTATCTTCCAAACACGGATAAAAGCATCCTCACCTGAGCTAACCAAACTATATTCGTCAGTGAATGTTAACCCATAAACCCCACCTAAATGAGCACCCTTTATGGTAATTCTACTAGATGCAGGCTGATCAATTTCATATATGATGACACACATGTCAAGCGACCCTGTGGCAATCCTACGGCTATCAGGTGACCATGCAAGACAATTTATCCTAGCAGTATGATACAACATGTTCTTAAGCTTCACCTGAAATGAAAACATGTGTTGAAACAGTTAAATTAGTAATgccacaaaaaaattatttcttacaCATCCAAAAGAAAAGTATGCACATTAGAGAGAAAGCATCAAAAGTAATACTTTGACTATCAAAGTTGCACTTACCTCATGGGAGGCACGGTCCCACACTATAGCTTCTCGATTGACATCCCCTGATGCAAACATTGAAACGTCTGGAGAATAACGTATCACACTAATAGCACCCCTATGTTTCTCAAGGACAGCCTCTTCTACAAGAGTATCACCAGAAATAGAATATATGTGTAATTTACCATCCTGTTCACCGATAATGGCTTCACTTCCATCAGGTGAGACAGCAGATGCAGTCACAACAAACCCCAGATTAATGGTTGACACAATTTTTGTGCCACGCAGCATGACAACTCCAGAATCAATTGAAACTAGAGCAAGTTCAGGTGAAAGAAGTGCAACACTCAAGTCCTTTGGTTGACTTCCTATATCAATGGCCTCGGCATCTCCACACTGATCCCCATGAAAAGAAACTCGCCTTATCTGGttgtcaaaagaaaaagaaagaggggCGATCAGAGTAAGAAACCCTCACTTCTacataatattcatatattgCAGATGCCTTGAAATTTCTACCCCCAAAAAGACTAATTTGTCATATCTTAGCATGAAAGTACTATGAATGAAGAACTATGTCACAATTGCTGCAGGGATTTCTAACAACACTAAAGCAGGCATGAAGATATCATGTAAAGCTTAAACCACGATTTCTTAAATCACTTTGCAGGAACAATTTACAGCACAAAAAATAATAGCCAGTGAGAGAAATTCACCGTTCCAGGTAATACCAAGACAGATACAATAACATTACAAGAACATTAATTGAAAAACTATAACACCTCTCACTTGGTAAAGCAATTGTTAATGTTACCATTTACCAAGTCCAATAGACAACATTGGGGAAAAAATGGTCCTTGCATCATCAGTGGATCATAAGAAACAAATACATTGGATAGAAAAAATGAAGTCACAACAGCCTTCAATTTAAGAACAGAGTATCAAACTGATGAAGTAACTGGGCCAACGCTCTTACAAAGGAACTCAACCAGAGCAGCCTAAGGCTCCTCACAGAAAGCTATTCTCCAGAAGTAACGTGATTATCCAAGCAAGCCTCTCCCACCCTTGTCTCCCTCCCTATATTTTCGGCTACTTCGCCCCAACCAATTTGCCAAGTCAGAGAGTGTAACTGATTCTCCTCTCTATTACCAATTATTGccttgttgggataaacttccCAAATCAAAAAGCTTCTTCATACTTGGCATCAAATTCTTTTATTGCTCGAAATGCTATTCCAACTATTTTCTGATCCAGCCCCATATCCTATCAGATACTTCACTACCAATATGGATAATGCcatatgaataatttatttcaacccataaaaaatatattatttaaatgcaAATGACAAGCATCACTGATTTTTTAACCAAGGGAGGAGATGGAAATTGAGAAAACTGTAgcataattattatcattatcatattACCAAAGAATATAAGCAAAACATTCACCTTATTATCAAATCCAGAAGTAACAATCTCTTCTTCTAGAGCCACTAAGCATTTGATTTGAGAACCTTCCTTCCTTTGTAGTTTTCCACTATATCCAATCCCTTGAATCCACTTAACTATTAAGCCATCATAACTGCTAGACAAGAGCACTTTAGGGTTACTTCTAAGAATAGATAAGGAGGAAACATTTTTCATATGTCCAGAAAATGCTGTCGGGGCTTTATCAAGATCGCTTGctaaaaatatagatattatcCCACCCAGAGAAACAGTGACAAGATAATCATTCAACCATAGGCACCCCACTAGCATATCTTCAACTCCACCCGTGCCAGGACAAGTCAAAGTTTTCTTCACCTTTCCGTTATTGTCTTCTGATATGTCCCATACTTTTGCAGACTTGTCGGCAGACACAGTCAGCACCTACAGACAGCATTAAAACTGTAGATCAGATTGTTATTACTCAAAATGTGCATTGCAGAGTTCCAGTGAAAAGGAGAAAATAGACTTGCACAAAAACAgagaagtaagaaaaaaatggaggaaaaacaaataacaattcTGCAAATACAGACGTTTGTTTAACTACGTGCTCAAAATTACCTACCACAACATTGAACTATGCAAACTGTACCTAACATGCCTTAAGATATCTAGCACCGGCACAGGCAATCAAAACATGCATGAAAATACAACATCAAGAAGTAAAATTGCAAACACTTATTGCTTTTATATGTTCAAACATAGACCTAAAATTTAACGTTCATACATATGAAATCCTTCTGCATAAAATCAAttatctttttcacaaaaagaCGAGATAACAAAATAAACGATAACGAAAAGTTAAAAACGTTCATGTCACTTAGAGAGGAACATCaggtaaaattaaaatgtctatCTGGCtaccaaaagttaaaaaaaattaactttccaTTTGTCACTTCAAGTGTTTTACTTTATGGTATGTTTATAAGTtcactaataatattaaaaagaagcGACTATCACAAAAATGTTATAGCAAAGTTTGAAGTTTTGCATTCAGTtaatttcataaagaaaataaagcgATCAACCGTTATGTATTTGGGAGAGGTGAAAAGGCGACATCATATCAACGGGGAAAATGGGGTCAGTATGATAGATACCCCTTAGTTAGAAAAAGAGCAGTTTGTTTGATTTGTTGGTTAAAGAAACAAGGTTTTGCTGCCTATAAATAACAAGGGAGGTTAAGAG
Coding sequences:
- the LOC106772863 gene encoding actin-interacting protein 1-2 gives rise to the protein MSHELKETYACMPTTERGRGILISGDAKSNSIVYTNARSVVIVSLENPLNVSVYGEHAYPATVARFSPNGEWVASADASGTVRIWGTRNDFVLKKEFRVLSGRIDDLQWSPDGLRIVACGEGKGKSFVRAFMWDSGTNVGEFDGHSRRVLSCAYKPTRPFRVVTCGEDFLVNFYEGPPFRFKLSHRDHSNFVNCVRYSPDGSKFISVSSDKSGFIFDGKSAEKIGELSSEGGHTGSIYAVSWSPDGKQVLTVSADKSAKVWDISEDNNGKVKKTLTCPGTGGVEDMLVGCLWLNDYLVTVSLGGIISIFLASDLDKAPTAFSGHMKNVSSLSILRSNPKVLLSSSYDGLIVKWIQGIGYSGKLQRKEGSQIKCLVALEEEIVTSGFDNKIRRVSFHGDQCGDAEAIDIGSQPKDLSVALLSPELALVSIDSGVVMLRGTKIVSTINLGFVVTASAVSPDGSEAIIGEQDGKLHIYSISGDTLVEEAVLEKHRGAISVIRYSPDVSMFASGDVNREAIVWDRASHEVKLKNMLYHTARINCLAWSPDSRRIATGSLDMCVIIYEIDQPASSRITIKGAHLGGVYGLTFTDEYSLVSSGEDAFIRVWKITPP
- the LOC106756154 gene encoding uncharacterized protein LOC106756154; amino-acid sequence: MGDDRFRVVVHHGGTLIKEVPFKYIGGEIVSWDVDPDMWCYFGVLGSLKHMGYMQVQELFYNVQHVLHKLDDDKGAMNMMNVAKYLGKVNLYVVHGVDEATILENDENEIMYLCEGPAESGEGSGLAGEAHVEGGDEGISHVVEGAVEVEDARDDENDDALEVEKEVLVDNEDDKEDAEHVEVDVEIDNDDEVEDVSEDLVDVEIEDAGEVDIEEEVEVEVDVDSDDEVGMEGLSGDEYVDDDTEKETQECRGLSDDDWESDKLLTPENSESEEDDNIDTTSVGPYSKYXKEKSMADYKWEVGTIFTDREEFKDAIRRYAVHAGRDLKFIKNDNRRVRVACMGGQGKCPWIAYCGYLPTRKIWQXRKIIDTHSCSRQLNIKLMNAKWLSQEIDRSIVDNPNLKVNDIRTKALRKWNTNVSISKARRAKLIATRQVEGDFKEQYKRVYDYGHELLRCNPGSTVQIKVDSHNGDQIFQRMYICLKACKESFKSCRRIICLDGCFLKGVYKGELLTAVGRDPNEQMLPIAYAVVEVENKDSWTWFLQLLIEDLGGSEVCRGCTWMSDQXKGLVLAIEELLPRAEQRFCVRXLYANFRKKFGGQVLKNLMWRAATSTYPQAWEREMLKIKEVNIEAYKYLIGIEPRFWSRSCFTGQALCDTLDNNITEAFNSVLIHARGKPLITMMEDIRVYVMKRWGNNRTKVASMDFTICPKIKTRLQKESNMSRFWLPSWSXRKIFEVRHSSXVGXKFTLDLDTKECSCRKWTITGIPCCHAIAAMNYSNVDPDSFIPTCFSRSTYQEVYASIIFPLNGPQLWETTPYNXVLPPLMRKMPGRPKKKRRLEAWELTKDDTQMSVGGHRKKCTICRQRGHNRNKCPSRPQPTEATQPPPTQSETTQPTQSAETTQQAPPTESVETTQPSQPPPSSPTPLPSQPPSPQSSRRTKLNVRRRDG